In Chromobacterium rhizoryzae, one genomic interval encodes:
- a CDS encoding NAD(P)(+) transhydrogenase (Re/Si-specific) subunit beta — protein sequence MENLSAILYLVAAVLFILALKGLSSPASALRGNLYGMIGMLIAVATTLLIMDKPVLALIASAIVAGGAIGAWKAKTVQMTGMPELVAAMHSLVGLSAVLIAVAAIFHSGVEHTQVQKVELFIGAFIGAITFTASVIAYGKLSGRFGSKAVNFKGQHLLNLLLAVAMVGFGVVYFLSDSQAAFLTMLAIALALGVTLIIPIGGADMPVVVSMLNSYSGWAAAGIGFTLNNPVLIIAGACVGASGAILSYIMCKAMNRSIVAVLLGGFGAEAGTGGGAGDGGPKNHKSGSAEDAAFLMANADSVIIVPGYGLAVSRAQHALQEFAEILHQKGVNVRYAIHPVAGRMPGHMNVLLAEAEVPYEQVQEMEEINSDFSNTDVVLVIGANDVVNPAAQKDKTSPIYGMPILDAHKSRSVIVVKRSMNAGYAGLDNELFYMDKTMMVFGDAKKVVEELLRGVEQL from the coding sequence ATGGAAAACCTGTCCGCAATTCTTTATCTCGTAGCCGCGGTGCTGTTCATCCTGGCGCTCAAGGGCCTGTCCAGCCCCGCCTCCGCCTTGCGCGGCAACCTCTACGGCATGATAGGCATGCTCATCGCCGTGGCCACCACGCTGCTGATCATGGACAAGCCGGTGCTGGCGCTGATCGCCTCCGCCATCGTCGCCGGCGGCGCCATCGGCGCGTGGAAGGCCAAGACCGTGCAAATGACCGGCATGCCGGAGCTGGTGGCGGCGATGCACTCGCTGGTGGGCCTGTCCGCGGTGCTGATCGCGGTGGCGGCCATCTTCCACAGCGGCGTGGAGCACACCCAGGTGCAAAAGGTGGAGCTGTTCATCGGCGCCTTCATCGGCGCGATCACCTTCACCGCCTCGGTGATCGCCTACGGCAAGCTGTCCGGCCGCTTCGGCTCCAAGGCCGTGAACTTCAAAGGCCAACACCTGCTTAATCTGCTGCTGGCCGTCGCCATGGTCGGCTTCGGCGTGGTCTATTTCCTCAGCGACAGCCAGGCCGCCTTCCTGACCATGCTCGCCATCGCGCTGGCCTTGGGCGTGACGCTGATCATTCCGATCGGCGGCGCCGACATGCCGGTGGTGGTGTCCATGCTCAACTCCTACTCCGGCTGGGCGGCCGCCGGCATCGGCTTCACGCTGAACAATCCGGTGCTGATCATCGCCGGCGCCTGCGTCGGCGCCTCCGGCGCGATTCTGTCCTACATCATGTGCAAGGCGATGAACCGCTCCATCGTCGCGGTGCTGCTGGGCGGCTTCGGCGCCGAGGCGGGCACGGGCGGCGGCGCCGGCGACGGCGGGCCCAAGAACCACAAATCCGGCTCCGCCGAGGACGCGGCCTTCCTGATGGCCAACGCCGACAGCGTGATCATCGTGCCCGGCTACGGCCTGGCGGTGTCCCGCGCCCAGCACGCCTTGCAGGAGTTCGCCGAAATCCTGCATCAGAAAGGCGTCAACGTGCGCTACGCCATCCACCCGGTGGCGGGCCGGATGCCGGGCCATATGAATGTGCTGCTGGCCGAGGCCGAAGTGCCCTACGAACAGGTGCAGGAGATGGAGGAGATCAACTCCGACTTCTCCAACACCGACGTGGTGCTGGTGATAGGCGCCAACGACGTGGTCAACCCGGCCGCGCAGAAGGACAAGACCAGCCCGATCTACGGCATGCCCATCCTGGACGCGCACAAATCGCGCAGCGTGATCGTGGTCAAGCGCTCGATGAACGCCGGCTACGCCGGTCTGGACAATGAGCTGTTCTATATGGACAAGACCATGATGGTGTTCGGCGACGCCAAGAAGGTGGTGGAGGAGCTGCTCAGGGGAGTGGAGCAGTTGTAA
- a CDS encoding proton-translocating transhydrogenase family protein, with protein MVDPFITSLTVFVLAVFVGYHVVWNVTPALHTPLMAVTNAISGIIIVGAMLQVVDINGSEITLTSVLGTIGIFLASINIFGGFLVTQRMLDMFKKKKK; from the coding sequence ATGGTCGATCCTTTCATCACCAGCCTCACCGTCTTCGTGCTGGCCGTCTTCGTCGGCTACCACGTGGTCTGGAACGTCACCCCGGCGCTGCACACCCCGCTGATGGCGGTGACCAACGCCATTTCCGGCATCATCATCGTCGGCGCCATGCTGCAGGTGGTGGACATCAACGGTTCCGAAATCACCCTCACCTCGGTGTTGGGCACCATCGGCATCTTCCTCGCCAGCATCAATATCTTCGGTGGCTTCCTGGTCACCCAGAGGATGCTGGACATGTTCAAGAAAAAGAAGAAATAA
- a CDS encoding Re/Si-specific NAD(P)(+) transhydrogenase subunit alpha, producing the protein MHIAIPAERLAGEHRVAATPDTVKKLVAGGHAVTVESGAGLAAAQPDAAYQEAGAAIAADRAAALAQADIVLTVRPLDEDGIAALKDGAALIGQLNPYHNHSLPALAAKRVSAFALELLPRSTRAQSMDVLSSQNNIAGYRAVLLATQHYPRFMPMLMTAAGTVKPARLLILGVGVAGLQAIATGKRLGAVVEAFDVRPATKEQVESLGAKFIEVPMSEEEKMANSGVYAKEMSESYRQRQGELVAKHAKAADIVITTALIPGKPAPKLLSADVVAEMKPGSVIVDLAAETGGNCALTRPGETVRLDNGVTVVGQTNLPGLLAADASSLYAKNLLTFLGLLLTPEGLNLNLEDEILSATLVTHAGQVRFPAAD; encoded by the coding sequence ATGCATATCGCTATCCCAGCCGAGAGGCTGGCCGGTGAACACCGCGTGGCCGCTACGCCGGACACGGTGAAGAAGCTTGTCGCCGGCGGCCACGCCGTCACGGTGGAAAGCGGCGCCGGCCTCGCGGCCGCGCAGCCGGACGCGGCCTATCAGGAAGCCGGAGCCGCCATCGCGGCGGACCGCGCCGCGGCGCTGGCCCAGGCCGACATCGTACTGACGGTACGCCCGCTGGACGAGGACGGCATCGCCGCGCTGAAGGACGGCGCGGCGCTGATCGGCCAGCTCAACCCCTATCACAACCACAGCCTACCGGCGCTGGCCGCCAAGCGCGTCTCCGCCTTCGCGCTGGAGCTCTTGCCGCGCAGCACCCGCGCGCAGAGCATGGACGTGCTCTCCAGCCAGAACAATATCGCCGGCTACCGCGCGGTGCTGCTGGCCACCCAGCACTATCCGCGCTTCATGCCCATGCTGATGACCGCGGCCGGCACGGTGAAGCCGGCGCGGCTGCTGATCCTGGGCGTGGGCGTGGCCGGCCTGCAGGCCATCGCCACCGGCAAGCGCCTGGGCGCGGTGGTGGAGGCCTTCGACGTGCGGCCGGCCACCAAGGAGCAGGTGGAATCGCTGGGCGCCAAGTTCATCGAGGTGCCGATGAGCGAGGAAGAAAAAATGGCCAATAGCGGCGTCTACGCCAAGGAAATGTCCGAGAGCTACCGCCAGCGCCAGGGCGAACTGGTGGCCAAGCACGCCAAGGCGGCGGACATCGTGATCACCACCGCGCTGATCCCCGGCAAGCCGGCGCCCAAGCTGCTGTCGGCCGATGTGGTGGCGGAGATGAAGCCCGGTTCGGTGATCGTGGACCTGGCGGCGGAAACCGGCGGCAACTGCGCGCTGACCCGCCCCGGCGAGACCGTGCGCCTGGACAACGGCGTCACCGTCGTCGGTCAGACCAATCTGCCCGGCCTGCTGGCGGCGGACGCCTCCAGCCTGTACGCCAAGAACCTGCTGACCTTCCTCGGCCTGCTGCTGACCCCGGAAGGCCTGAACCTCAATCTGGAAGACGAGATCCTGTCCGCCACGCTGGTGACCCACGCCGGCCAGGTCCGCTTCCCCGCCGCCGATTAA
- a CDS encoding substrate-binding periplasmic protein, protein MALVCLLAGMQCAAAEPTLVFAYNLFPPWKTMDAHGVPQGPYTELMREVARRAKLRLVFLPCPLARCLQYLRQGKADVVIGVKNTASRREFIDFIEPAFASGSRLALYQRADDPRPLRSYRQLYPFLIGVVEGVRYQDEFDGDLRLRREPAPSLDSNFRKLKAGRIDALIADERQTAELAAEAEFRQHVRRAPLLLYSPEPRRIGLSPRSPYKRRISLAMRSMLQDGTVARLLAEAQRPAS, encoded by the coding sequence TTGGCTCTGGTCTGCCTGCTGGCAGGCATGCAGTGCGCGGCGGCGGAGCCGACACTGGTCTTCGCCTACAATCTGTTCCCGCCCTGGAAGACCATGGACGCCCATGGCGTGCCGCAAGGTCCGTACACCGAGCTGATGCGGGAGGTGGCCAGGCGCGCCAAGCTGCGGCTGGTCTTCCTGCCCTGCCCGCTGGCGCGCTGCCTCCAATACCTGCGCCAGGGCAAGGCCGATGTGGTGATCGGCGTGAAGAACACCGCCTCCCGCCGCGAATTCATCGACTTCATCGAACCCGCCTTCGCCAGCGGCAGCCGGCTGGCCCTGTACCAGCGCGCCGACGACCCGCGGCCGCTGCGCAGCTATCGCCAGCTCTATCCCTTTTTGATCGGCGTGGTGGAAGGCGTCCGCTATCAGGACGAGTTCGACGGCGATCTGCGCCTGCGGCGCGAGCCGGCCCCGTCGCTGGACTCCAACTTCCGCAAGCTCAAGGCCGGCCGCATCGACGCCTTGATCGCCGACGAGCGCCAAACCGCCGAGCTGGCCGCCGAAGCCGAATTCCGCCAGCACGTGAGACGCGCGCCGCTGCTGCTGTATTCGCCGGAGCCGCGCCGCATCGGCCTGTCTCCGCGCTCCCCGTACAAGCGCCGCATCTCGCTGGCGATGCGCTCCATGCTGCAGGACGGCACCGTGGCGCGGCTGCTGGCGGAAGCCCAGCGGCCGGCCTCCTAG
- a CDS encoding GlxA family transcriptional regulator yields MRDFSFVLLPEFSMLGLLAATEPLRVANRFHGGAYRWRLLSVDGRPVVASNGMSLAAHGAWGESEAADAVLVVAGFHPLRHGGAGLLAWLRAQDAAGRVLGGIDTGCFILAEAGLFRQQRLTLHWEALPAFRERYPLLNATQELYELGPRRISSAGGTASIDMMLALMARSHGHDLAVQVSEQFVLGRIRAQSDHQRLELGARYGVHSRKLIQALALMEKHMDAPLDSAALAAGAGVTARQLQRLFRAQLGAAPNVFYLGLRLEHGRRLLRQSGLNVTQVSAACGFESASYFARAYRRRFGCAPGTERREA; encoded by the coding sequence ATGCGGGATTTCAGCTTTGTGCTGCTGCCCGAGTTTTCCATGCTGGGTTTGCTGGCGGCCACCGAGCCCTTGCGCGTGGCCAACCGCTTTCACGGCGGCGCCTATCGCTGGCGGCTGCTGAGCGTCGATGGCCGGCCGGTGGTCGCCAGCAACGGCATGTCCTTGGCGGCGCATGGCGCCTGGGGCGAGTCGGAGGCGGCCGACGCGGTGCTGGTGGTGGCCGGCTTTCATCCGCTGCGCCACGGCGGCGCCGGCCTGCTGGCCTGGCTGCGCGCTCAGGACGCCGCCGGCCGGGTGTTGGGCGGCATCGACACCGGCTGTTTCATCCTGGCCGAGGCCGGACTGTTCCGGCAGCAGCGGCTGACCCTGCACTGGGAGGCGCTGCCGGCGTTCCGCGAGCGCTATCCCTTGCTCAACGCCACGCAGGAGCTTTACGAACTGGGGCCGCGGCGCATCAGTTCCGCCGGCGGCACCGCCTCCATCGACATGATGCTGGCCCTGATGGCGCGCAGTCATGGCCATGATCTGGCGGTGCAGGTTTCGGAGCAATTCGTGCTGGGGCGCATCCGCGCCCAGAGCGATCATCAACGGCTGGAACTGGGCGCGCGTTACGGCGTGCACAGCCGCAAGCTGATCCAGGCCCTGGCCCTGATGGAAAAACATATGGACGCGCCGCTGGACAGCGCGGCCCTGGCGGCCGGGGCGGGGGTGACGGCGCGCCAGCTGCAACGCTTGTTCCGCGCCCAGTTGGGCGCGGCGCCCAATGTCTTTTACCTGGGCCTGCGCCTGGAACACGGCCGGCGCTTGCTGCGCCAGAGCGGGCTCAACGTCACCCAGGTCAGCGCGGCGTGCGGCTTCGAGTCCGCCAGCTACTTCGCGCGCGCTTATCGCCGCCGCTTCGGCTGCGCGCCGGGGACGGAGCGGCGCGAGGCGTGA
- a CDS encoding thioesterase family protein: protein MNKRLVLLRAQTRPEWLDYNGHVRDAYYLLVFSHAVDALMERIGMDAAAHERGGHTLYTAELHLRYLREIRQQAELRVEGRLLEHDAKRLRLYLSLHRDEEADAAAGCELMLLNVDPGLGRSAPFSAPVRHSLDALARRQAGLPWPEDCGRRIEMR from the coding sequence ATGAATAAGCGCCTTGTTCTGCTCCGCGCGCAAACGCGGCCGGAATGGCTGGACTACAACGGTCATGTCCGCGACGCCTATTACCTGCTGGTGTTCAGCCACGCGGTGGACGCGCTGATGGAGCGCATCGGCATGGACGCCGCGGCGCACGAGCGCGGCGGCCACACCCTGTACACGGCGGAGCTGCATCTGCGCTATCTGCGCGAAATCCGCCAACAAGCCGAGCTGAGGGTGGAGGGGCGGCTGCTGGAGCACGACGCCAAGCGGCTGCGGCTCTATCTGAGCCTGCATCGCGACGAGGAAGCCGACGCCGCGGCCGGCTGCGAGCTGATGCTGCTCAATGTGGACCCCGGGCTGGGCCGGAGCGCGCCGTTCTCCGCGCCGGTGCGGCACAGCCTGGACGCGCTGGCGCGGCGACAAGCCGGCCTGCCCTGGCCCGAGGATTGCGGCCGCCGCATCGAGATGCGCTGA
- a CDS encoding L-carnitine dehydrogenase, with translation MHRTDIATLGLLGAGVIGGGWACRALAAGRDVLAWDPAPQAEARLRAQVERAWPALERRGLAAGAAPERLRFVSRLEDCAAAADFIQESAPETLALKRELHRRADAAAPETVIIASSTSGLLPSEFYQDVRRPARCVVGHPFNPVYLLPLVEVLGGRDTAPQALDAAERVYTALGMRPLRVRHEVPGFIADRLLEALWREALHLVNDGVATTGEIDDAIRFGAGLRWAFMGTFQTYALAGGEAGMRHFLSQFGPALQLPWTRLPAPDLSEALIDRVVDGCARQLGQRSIADLERYRDDCLIGIMEAVAAAKRKHGLAAHE, from the coding sequence ATGCACCGTACCGACATCGCCACCCTGGGCCTGCTGGGCGCCGGCGTCATCGGCGGCGGCTGGGCCTGCCGCGCGCTGGCGGCCGGCCGCGACGTGCTGGCCTGGGACCCCGCGCCGCAGGCCGAAGCGCGTCTGCGCGCCCAAGTGGAGCGCGCCTGGCCGGCGCTGGAACGCCGCGGCCTGGCCGCCGGCGCCGCGCCCGAGCGGCTGCGCTTCGTCTCCCGGCTGGAAGACTGCGCCGCCGCCGCCGACTTCATCCAGGAAAGCGCGCCGGAAACGCTGGCGCTGAAACGGGAGCTGCATCGCCGCGCCGACGCGGCCGCGCCGGAGACGGTCATCATCGCCTCTTCCACCTCCGGCCTGCTGCCTTCCGAGTTTTACCAGGATGTCCGCCGTCCGGCGCGCTGCGTGGTGGGCCACCCCTTCAATCCGGTCTATCTGCTGCCGCTGGTCGAGGTGCTGGGCGGGCGCGACACCGCGCCGCAGGCGCTGGACGCCGCCGAGCGCGTCTATACGGCGCTGGGCATGCGGCCGCTGCGCGTGCGTCACGAGGTGCCCGGCTTCATCGCCGACCGGCTGCTGGAGGCCCTGTGGCGGGAAGCGCTGCACCTGGTCAACGACGGCGTGGCCACCACCGGTGAAATCGACGACGCCATCCGCTTCGGCGCCGGCCTGCGCTGGGCCTTCATGGGCACCTTCCAGACTTACGCCCTGGCCGGCGGCGAAGCCGGCATGCGCCACTTTCTGAGCCAGTTCGGCCCGGCGCTGCAACTGCCCTGGACCCGGCTGCCGGCCCCGGACTTGAGCGAGGCGCTGATAGACCGGGTGGTGGACGGTTGCGCGCGCCAGCTGGGCCAACGCTCCATCGCCGATCTGGAACGCTATCGCGACGACTGCCTGATTGGAATCATGGAAGCGGTGGCGGCCGCCAAGCGCAAGCATGGGCTGGCCGCGCATGAATAA
- a CDS encoding BKACE family enzyme, protein MNRDIVLSCAVTGAGDTVGKHPAIPVTPKQIAAAAVEAARAGATVVHCHVRDPLTGKGSREPALYRELVDRIRASGVDMILNLTAGMGGDVEIGPGERPLPLGPGTDLVGGLERLLHVEELRPEICTLDCGTLNFGDGDFLYVATPGQLRDAARRIQQLGVKPELEVFDTGHLRFAKQLLSEGLLDAPPLFQLCLGIPWGAPADTTTMKAMVDSLPPGAQWAAFGIGRLQMPMVAQAALLGGHVRVGLEDNLYLAKGVYASNGALVEQARRLLDLMGARVLTPAEGRIRLGLPPRGVKGD, encoded by the coding sequence ATGAACCGGGACATCGTGCTGAGCTGCGCCGTCACCGGCGCCGGCGACACCGTGGGCAAGCACCCGGCGATACCGGTCACGCCTAAGCAGATCGCCGCCGCCGCGGTGGAGGCGGCCCGCGCCGGCGCCACCGTGGTGCACTGCCATGTGCGCGACCCGCTCACCGGCAAGGGCAGCCGCGAGCCGGCGCTGTATCGGGAGCTGGTGGACCGCATCCGCGCGTCCGGCGTGGACATGATTCTGAATCTGACCGCCGGAATGGGCGGCGACGTGGAGATCGGCCCCGGCGAGCGGCCGCTGCCGCTGGGGCCGGGCACGGACCTGGTCGGCGGCCTGGAGCGCCTGCTGCACGTGGAGGAACTGCGCCCGGAAATCTGTACCCTGGACTGCGGCACGCTCAACTTCGGCGACGGCGACTTCCTCTACGTGGCCACGCCCGGGCAGCTGCGCGACGCCGCGCGACGCATTCAGCAACTGGGCGTCAAGCCGGAGCTGGAAGTGTTCGACACCGGCCACCTGCGCTTCGCCAAACAATTATTGAGCGAGGGGCTGCTGGACGCGCCGCCGCTGTTCCAGCTCTGCCTGGGCATCCCCTGGGGCGCGCCGGCCGACACCACCACGATGAAGGCCATGGTGGACAGCCTGCCGCCGGGCGCGCAGTGGGCGGCCTTCGGCATCGGCCGGCTGCAAATGCCCATGGTGGCGCAAGCGGCCTTGCTGGGCGGCCATGTCCGGGTGGGGCTGGAAGACAATCTGTATCTGGCCAAAGGGGTGTACGCCAGCAACGGCGCGCTGGTGGAACAGGCGCGGCGATTGCTGGACCTGATGGGCGCGCGGGTGCTGACGCCGGCGGAAGGCCGGATCCGCCTGGGCCTGCCGCCGCGCGGCGTAAAAGGAGATTGA
- the choX gene encoding choline ABC transporter substrate-binding protein, with amino-acid sequence MKLTTPWLALLCGALAAQAWAAEPESCRKIRFADIGWTDIAATTGLASAVLQGLGYQPSTQLASEPIAFTGLKNQQIDVYLGYWVPSQTPAITPFLQAKALQVLPEPNLSGAKYTLAVPSQLAEQGLRTFADIARFRKQLDGKIYGIESGSQGNAIIKRMIANNDFGLKGFTLVESSESGMLAAVSRAIRQQRMVVFLAWEPHPMNYLMRLSYLAGGDQVFGAEYGGSKVYTVVANGFMQRCPNAGKLISQLRFSLDMENQVMNAILKRVPPARAARQWLQSNPQPLERWLDGVSSFDGKAGLPAVQAYLRQGEGNGP; translated from the coding sequence ATGAAACTCACCACCCCCTGGCTGGCGCTGCTGTGCGGCGCGCTGGCCGCCCAGGCCTGGGCCGCGGAGCCGGAAAGCTGTCGCAAGATACGCTTCGCCGACATCGGCTGGACCGATATCGCGGCCACCACCGGCCTGGCCTCCGCCGTGCTGCAAGGCTTGGGCTACCAGCCCAGCACCCAGCTCGCCTCGGAGCCCATCGCCTTCACCGGGCTCAAGAACCAGCAGATCGACGTGTATCTGGGCTATTGGGTGCCGTCGCAAACGCCGGCCATCACGCCCTTTCTACAGGCCAAGGCGCTGCAAGTGCTGCCCGAGCCCAATCTGAGCGGCGCCAAATACACGCTGGCGGTGCCCAGCCAGCTTGCGGAGCAGGGCCTGCGCACCTTCGCCGACATCGCGCGCTTTCGCAAACAGCTGGACGGCAAGATCTACGGCATAGAATCCGGCAGCCAGGGCAACGCCATCATCAAGCGGATGATCGCCAACAACGATTTCGGCCTGAAAGGCTTCACCCTGGTGGAGTCCAGCGAAAGCGGCATGCTGGCCGCGGTATCCCGCGCCATCCGGCAACAACGCATGGTGGTGTTCCTCGCCTGGGAGCCGCATCCGATGAACTACCTGATGCGGCTAAGCTATCTGGCCGGCGGCGACCAGGTCTTCGGCGCCGAATACGGCGGCTCCAAGGTCTATACCGTGGTGGCCAACGGCTTCATGCAGCGCTGTCCCAACGCCGGGAAGCTGATCAGCCAGCTGCGCTTCAGCCTGGACATGGAAAACCAGGTGATGAACGCCATCCTCAAGCGGGTCCCGCCCGCGCGCGCCGCGCGCCAATGGCTGCAATCCAACCCTCAGCCGCTGGAACGCTGGCTGGACGGCGTCTCCTCCTTTGACGGCAAAGCCGGCCTGCCCGCGGTCCAGGCCTATCTGCGCCAAGGCGAAGGGAATGGGCCATGA
- a CDS encoding M60 family metallopeptidase — MHAFKLSSCLWLGAAMAASLPSLSAFADAPRQLTLEQRGDPGEWLLAHRRGFLTHPTQSTGYWARKGEALSVNIAYQGTPPNLPPELWLVPIANANSAMPSNQVVQLRPGLNQITAQNDGVIYFAPRSQPGSGKIVATLQSGGREIPRFVLGQHSSADWNAMLNRLSAEPYAELVGKRMIVTMPLPILRQQVDDPAAAMTLWDRIVTLAEEQYGLAAGNPYPHAATPFQYQFVTKPDSSGGYMSASNYWLGTNVGGAGSVANSKLLQQDGWGPWHELGHHYQMPAMTWNDQTEVTVNLTSLYVQRALGQRSRLETGGKWDLVRQHLNQAQPSYEAQTDLFVRAAMFWQLDLAFGKDFYSRLGQRYRSMPFAELPASDEDKRQRFIIETSRVAGQNLTPFFDKWGLKANSSTRQTVSSLPVLSQPIWLNRDENLLYRYPLEQQGLAGRVSLPAAVNAGGTFNVEARVVNAGGKTLRYQWQVPTGFGGSPGNGATATLTAPAQALQGAYAPIRVTVSDGVTQMTLGSAIQLRRPGAQGYDAMILAAYNKGALQKWSESRAGTPGDVYVYDNPYRNTRDYFQLKTASYGYFPTEGGSNAGWQFLDSYNGAPLSATQSYDLAILTAQRKSRLNSWSDSRTGTVGDVYVYDNPYRSTRDYFVLKNANYGYFPTTGVSNSNWTFVGSYDGSQYLTP, encoded by the coding sequence ATGCACGCATTTAAGCTCAGTTCCTGTCTGTGGCTTGGCGCCGCGATGGCCGCCAGCCTGCCCTCTCTGTCCGCCTTCGCCGACGCGCCGCGCCAGCTGACGCTGGAACAGCGCGGCGATCCGGGAGAATGGCTGCTGGCGCACCGCCGCGGCTTCCTCACCCATCCCACCCAGTCCACCGGCTATTGGGCCCGCAAGGGCGAAGCGCTGAGCGTCAATATCGCCTATCAGGGCACGCCGCCCAATCTGCCCCCGGAGCTGTGGCTGGTGCCTATCGCCAACGCCAACAGCGCCATGCCGTCCAATCAGGTGGTCCAGCTGCGCCCCGGCCTCAATCAGATCACCGCGCAGAACGACGGCGTGATCTATTTCGCGCCGCGCAGCCAGCCCGGCAGCGGCAAAATCGTGGCCACGCTGCAAAGCGGCGGCCGCGAAATACCGCGTTTCGTGCTGGGTCAGCACAGCAGCGCGGACTGGAACGCCATGCTGAACCGCCTGTCGGCCGAGCCCTACGCGGAGCTGGTGGGCAAGCGCATGATCGTGACCATGCCGCTGCCCATCCTGCGCCAGCAAGTGGACGATCCGGCCGCCGCCATGACGCTGTGGGATCGCATCGTCACCCTGGCCGAGGAACAATACGGCCTGGCCGCCGGCAATCCTTACCCGCACGCGGCGACGCCGTTCCAATACCAGTTCGTCACCAAGCCGGACAGCAGCGGCGGCTATATGTCGGCCAGCAATTACTGGCTGGGCACCAATGTCGGCGGCGCCGGCTCGGTGGCCAACTCCAAATTGCTGCAGCAGGACGGCTGGGGCCCCTGGCATGAGCTGGGTCATCACTACCAGATGCCGGCGATGACTTGGAACGACCAGACCGAGGTGACGGTGAACCTGACCTCGCTCTATGTGCAGCGCGCCTTGGGCCAGCGTTCGCGGCTGGAAACCGGCGGCAAATGGGACCTGGTGCGCCAGCACCTGAACCAGGCGCAGCCGTCTTACGAGGCGCAAACGGACTTGTTCGTGCGCGCGGCGATGTTCTGGCAGCTGGACCTGGCTTTCGGCAAGGACTTCTACAGCCGCCTGGGACAGCGCTACCGCAGCATGCCCTTCGCCGAACTGCCCGCCAGCGACGAGGACAAGCGCCAGCGCTTCATCATCGAAACCAGCCGCGTCGCCGGCCAGAATCTGACCCCGTTCTTCGACAAATGGGGCTTGAAGGCCAACTCGAGCACCCGGCAAACCGTGAGCAGCCTGCCCGTCCTGTCGCAGCCGATCTGGCTGAACCGCGACGAAAACCTGCTCTATCGCTATCCGCTGGAACAGCAGGGCCTGGCCGGACGCGTGTCGCTGCCGGCCGCTGTCAACGCCGGCGGCACGTTCAACGTGGAGGCGCGGGTCGTCAACGCCGGCGGCAAGACCCTGCGTTACCAGTGGCAGGTGCCGACCGGTTTCGGCGGATCCCCCGGCAATGGCGCGACGGCGACGCTGACCGCGCCCGCTCAGGCGCTGCAAGGCGCGTACGCGCCGATACGCGTCACCGTCAGCGACGGCGTCACCCAGATGACGCTGGGCAGCGCCATCCAGCTGCGCCGCCCCGGCGCGCAAGGCTACGACGCGATGATTCTGGCCGCCTACAACAAGGGTGCGCTGCAAAAATGGAGCGAGAGCCGCGCGGGCACGCCGGGCGACGTCTACGTCTACGACAACCCCTACCGCAACACCCGCGACTACTTCCAGCTGAAAACCGCCAGCTACGGCTATTTCCCGACCGAAGGCGGCAGCAACGCCGGCTGGCAGTTCCTGGACAGCTATAACGGCGCCCCGCTGTCCGCCACCCAGTCCTACGATCTGGCGATATTGACCGCGCAGCGCAAGAGCCGCCTGAACAGCTGGAGCGACAGCCGAACCGGCACGGTGGGGGACGTCTATGTCTACGACAACCCCTATCGCTCCACGCGCGACTACTTCGTGCTGAAGAACGCGAACTACGGCTACTTTCCCACCACCGGCGTCAGCAACAGCAATTGGACCTTCGTCGGCTCCTATGACGGCAGCCAGTACCTGACCCCGTAA
- a CDS encoding oxidoreductase, whose amino-acid sequence MRSVLPFAAFLSMFCAALALAGAPPALVVTGQIKVSNQTRAGEYHFSKADLERLQQRTIQTKTTWTPKSAFTGPTLSAILRAVGATGRPVEVVTEDQYKVVIPPGDQSRYQPILALRINGRPLEEMGFSQWMMYPLNDFRELQTADIDAKLAWRVKALVVR is encoded by the coding sequence ATGAGATCCGTCCTGCCCTTTGCCGCCTTCCTGTCCATGTTCTGCGCCGCGCTAGCGCTGGCCGGCGCGCCGCCGGCGCTGGTGGTCACCGGCCAGATCAAGGTGTCCAATCAGACCCGCGCCGGCGAATACCACTTCAGCAAGGCCGATCTGGAGCGCCTGCAGCAGCGCACCATCCAGACCAAGACCACCTGGACGCCGAAGTCGGCCTTTACCGGCCCCACGCTCTCCGCCATTCTGCGCGCCGTGGGCGCGACCGGGCGGCCGGTGGAAGTGGTCACAGAAGACCAGTACAAGGTGGTGATTCCGCCCGGCGACCAAAGCCGCTATCAGCCCATCCTGGCGCTGCGCATCAATGGCCGGCCGCTGGAGGAGATGGGCTTCAGCCAGTGGATGATGTATCCGCTCAACGACTTCCGCGAACTGCAAACCGCCGACATCGACGCCAAGCTGGCCTGGCGGGTGAAGGCGCTGGTGGTGCGTTGA